One stretch of Rosistilla oblonga DNA includes these proteins:
- a CDS encoding PQQ-binding-like beta-propeller repeat protein: MNTLPFCRSLGVVATLLLTTQIVAAVEWSQFRGTAGDGIADVTHAPTQWSETENVIWKTPIAGKGWSSPVVADGKVWMTTAIEEQATEEERIATLERLVENPRRFGEFRLAKSITLRLVAVDLATGAQEMEIDLVRLDQPDPIHTINSYASPTPVIDGDNIYCHFGTFGTICVDRKKGAEVWRKRLPLEHGVGPGSSPFVYKNALVLICDGMDQQYVTALDKSTGETLWRTDRPPLDAASGEQKKSYDTPIAIIDAAGREQLICMGSQWLVAYNPTDGSEIWKVRHGKGFSVVPRPVYGDGTVYISTGFGKPQLWAIRVDGSGDVTDTHVAWVEKKGIPAKPSPLLIDGELYVISDDGIASCFDAASGELVWKQRVGGKYSASPLMAAGKIYLCSHEGKVSVLKPGREYQLLAENQLDGQLMASPAALGDSLLIRSDTALYRIAE, encoded by the coding sequence ATGAACACTCTTCCCTTCTGTCGCAGTTTGGGCGTCGTTGCCACGCTGCTTCTCACAACACAAATCGTCGCCGCAGTGGAATGGTCTCAGTTCCGCGGCACAGCTGGCGACGGGATCGCCGACGTGACGCACGCTCCGACGCAGTGGAGCGAGACGGAAAACGTGATTTGGAAGACGCCCATCGCCGGCAAGGGCTGGTCTTCGCCGGTGGTCGCCGATGGCAAGGTCTGGATGACGACGGCGATCGAAGAGCAGGCCACCGAAGAGGAGCGGATCGCAACGCTGGAGCGATTGGTAGAGAACCCTCGCAGGTTTGGCGAGTTTCGTCTGGCCAAGTCGATCACGTTACGATTGGTCGCTGTCGATCTAGCGACGGGGGCACAGGAGATGGAAATCGATCTGGTTCGGCTGGACCAACCCGATCCCATCCACACGATTAACAGTTACGCATCGCCGACACCGGTTATCGATGGCGACAACATCTATTGCCACTTCGGAACGTTTGGGACGATTTGCGTCGATCGAAAAAAGGGGGCCGAAGTGTGGCGAAAGCGGTTGCCGCTGGAACATGGCGTCGGCCCGGGCAGCTCTCCATTTGTCTACAAAAACGCGTTGGTCCTGATCTGCGATGGGATGGACCAGCAATACGTCACGGCCTTGGATAAGTCGACGGGTGAAACGCTGTGGCGAACCGATCGCCCGCCGTTGGATGCGGCATCGGGAGAGCAGAAGAAGTCGTACGATACGCCGATCGCGATCATCGACGCTGCGGGCCGCGAGCAATTGATCTGCATGGGGTCGCAGTGGTTGGTGGCTTACAATCCGACCGATGGCAGCGAGATCTGGAAGGTCCGTCATGGGAAGGGATTTTCGGTCGTGCCGCGGCCGGTTTACGGCGACGGCACAGTTTACATCTCGACCGGCTTCGGAAAGCCTCAGTTGTGGGCGATTCGTGTCGACGGCAGCGGCGACGTGACCGACACCCATGTCGCATGGGTCGAGAAGAAAGGGATTCCGGCCAAGCCATCGCCGCTGTTAATCGACGGCGAACTGTACGTGATCAGCGACGATGGGATCGCCAGCTGCTTCGACGCCGCCAGCGGTGAACTGGTCTGGAAGCAGCGTGTCGGAGGCAAATATTCGGCGTCGCCGCTGATGGCCGCAGGCAAGATCTATCTGTGCAGCCACGAGGGAAAAGTCTCTGTTCTGAAGCCGGGCCGCGAATATCAGCTGTTGGCTGAAAACCAGCTCGACGGCCAACTGATGGCTTCTCCCGCAGCGCTCGGCGATTCTCTACTGATCCGGTCCGACACCGCGCTCTACCGAATTGCCGAATAG
- a CDS encoding carboxypeptidase M32 codes for MNGNETFDQLAKFTRETALLESISYTLEWDERTYMPTGGRAYRADQVTYLAGMAHRRRTDPQMGDWIAELQQSELAGDRHSDAGATIHRIGRDFERACKLPQDLVEALSRATVVGQQRWEDARKADDFAAFLPALEEIIRLKIESAERLADGGNLYDALLDEYEEDAKSEQLTEVFRDLRSELVPLVAAIRDAKTQPNTDLLRRNFPVDAQRKFCMQAAEAVGFDFTRGRLDETSHPFCTSLGPSDCRILTRYDAHWFPGALYGTLHEAGHGIYDQGLRGDQFGLPPGTYVSLGIHESQSRMWENMVGRSLPFCQHFYGELQRTFPEALSDVDVNAFHFAVNTVEPSLIRVEADEVTYNLHIIIRFELEQALISGDLKPKDLPDAWNQKYQEYLGITPPNNADGVLQDVHWSAGLLGYFPTYTLGNLIAAQLFDAAGEALGDLDAMFGKGEFTPLRSWLNENIHHHGRVYSPNELVQRATGKPITSQPLVGYLKRKFGSLYNL; via the coding sequence ATGAATGGCAACGAAACCTTTGATCAACTTGCGAAATTCACACGTGAAACCGCACTGCTCGAATCGATCAGCTACACCCTGGAATGGGATGAGCGAACGTACATGCCGACCGGTGGCCGCGCCTACCGCGCCGATCAGGTGACCTATCTGGCCGGGATGGCTCATCGTCGCCGCACCGATCCGCAGATGGGAGATTGGATTGCGGAATTGCAGCAGAGTGAACTGGCGGGCGATCGACACAGCGACGCGGGGGCGACGATCCATCGCATCGGTCGCGATTTTGAGCGGGCGTGCAAGCTGCCTCAGGATCTGGTCGAAGCTCTTTCGCGAGCCACCGTTGTCGGGCAGCAGCGATGGGAAGATGCTCGCAAAGCGGACGACTTCGCAGCGTTCTTGCCCGCCTTGGAAGAGATCATTCGCCTGAAGATCGAATCGGCCGAGCGATTGGCCGACGGCGGCAATCTTTACGACGCGTTGTTGGATGAATACGAAGAAGACGCCAAGTCGGAACAGTTGACCGAAGTCTTTCGCGATCTGCGCAGCGAATTGGTTCCGTTAGTCGCAGCGATCCGCGACGCGAAGACTCAACCCAACACCGATCTGCTGCGACGAAACTTTCCCGTCGACGCACAGCGTAAGTTTTGCATGCAGGCAGCCGAAGCTGTCGGTTTCGATTTCACCCGAGGCCGATTGGACGAGACCTCGCATCCGTTCTGCACCAGTCTGGGACCAAGCGATTGCCGAATCCTAACGCGCTACGACGCGCATTGGTTTCCGGGAGCGTTGTACGGAACGCTACACGAAGCGGGACACGGGATCTACGACCAGGGACTGCGTGGCGACCAGTTTGGTTTGCCGCCGGGAACGTACGTCTCGCTGGGAATCCATGAATCGCAATCGCGGATGTGGGAGAACATGGTTGGTCGCAGCCTGCCTTTCTGCCAGCACTTTTATGGTGAACTGCAGCGGACCTTTCCCGAAGCGTTGTCGGATGTCGACGTCAACGCCTTCCACTTCGCCGTCAACACGGTCGAGCCGAGCTTGATCCGCGTCGAAGCGGACGAAGTGACTTACAACCTGCACATCATCATCCGCTTTGAACTGGAACAGGCATTGATCTCCGGCGACCTGAAACCCAAGGATCTGCCCGATGCTTGGAATCAGAAGTATCAGGAATACCTGGGGATCACGCCGCCGAACAACGCCGACGGCGTGCTGCAAGACGTTCACTGGAGCGCCGGCCTGCTCGGATATTTCCCAACCTATACGTTGGGCAATCTCATTGCCGCCCAGCTGTTCGACGCTGCTGGCGAAGCGCTCGGCGATCTCGACGCGATGTTCGGCAAGGGAGAGTTCACGCCGCTGCGAAGTTGGCTGAACGAAAACATCCATCATCACGGACGCGTCTATTCGCCAAACGAATTGGTCCAACGAGCGACCGGCAAACCAATCACATCGCAACCATTGGTCGGCTACCTGAAACGCAAGTTCGGCAGCTTGTACAACCTTTGA
- a CDS encoding arylsulfatase has translation MKTRPLFLLLTLWIVPLAALAATADQPHPNIVYILLDDAGYGDLSCYGQKKFETPNIDRLAAEGMKFTQHYSGSTVCAPTRCCLMTGVHTGHAYVRGNREIKPEGQAPMPADIVTLPRLLSAAGYETGAFGKWGLGGPGSASDPAEHFDLFYGYNCQREAHNYYPDHLWKNRQRVPLDGKTYTATMIGDEGLDFIRANKDQPFFAFFPVAIPHAAMHAPESYIAPFREKFPEFENKIGKYAGPEVKNPIAAFAGMMTLVDEQVDQIIALLKELDLDERTIVMLSSDNGPHREGGHDPDFFDSNGPFRGYKRDLYEGGIRAPLIARWPGKISPGSTSDLISAHWDMLPTFCELAEAKTPDTIDGISLVPTLLGDDDKQQPHEFMYWEFHERGGKRAVRFGDWKAVQLNLNKKQRGEIELYHLPSDRGEQKNVAAEHPELVAKAKAIMLSAHQPSEHWKFKGGK, from the coding sequence ATGAAAACTCGCCCTCTTTTTTTGCTGCTGACACTTTGGATCGTCCCTCTCGCAGCGCTCGCCGCAACGGCTGATCAGCCGCATCCCAACATCGTCTACATCTTGTTGGACGATGCGGGCTACGGCGATCTATCCTGTTATGGGCAAAAGAAATTCGAAACGCCTAACATCGATCGACTGGCGGCCGAGGGGATGAAGTTCACGCAGCACTATTCCGGTAGCACGGTCTGCGCTCCGACGCGCTGTTGTCTGATGACAGGTGTTCACACCGGGCACGCTTATGTCCGTGGGAATCGCGAGATCAAGCCGGAGGGCCAAGCGCCGATGCCAGCCGATATCGTGACGCTCCCGCGTTTGCTGAGTGCAGCCGGATACGAAACCGGCGCATTTGGAAAGTGGGGGCTCGGCGGGCCGGGATCGGCGAGCGATCCGGCCGAACATTTTGATCTGTTCTACGGCTACAACTGCCAGCGGGAAGCTCATAATTATTATCCCGACCATCTTTGGAAGAATCGCCAACGCGTTCCCTTGGACGGCAAGACCTATACCGCCACGATGATCGGCGACGAGGGGCTCGACTTCATTCGCGCGAACAAAGACCAGCCCTTCTTTGCGTTTTTCCCCGTCGCGATTCCGCACGCTGCGATGCATGCGCCGGAGTCCTATATCGCTCCGTTCCGCGAGAAGTTTCCAGAGTTTGAAAACAAGATCGGCAAGTATGCCGGTCCCGAAGTGAAAAATCCAATCGCTGCGTTTGCTGGCATGATGACGCTGGTCGACGAACAAGTCGATCAAATCATCGCGCTGTTGAAAGAACTCGATCTGGACGAGCGGACGATCGTAATGCTCAGCAGCGACAACGGTCCGCATCGCGAAGGCGGTCACGATCCCGACTTCTTCGACAGCAACGGACCGTTCCGCGGCTACAAACGCGATCTGTACGAAGGGGGCATCCGCGCTCCGCTGATCGCCCGTTGGCCCGGCAAGATCTCGCCCGGTTCGACCTCCGATCTCATCTCCGCTCACTGGGATATGTTGCCAACCTTTTGCGAGCTCGCGGAAGCCAAGACTCCCGACACGATCGACGGTATTTCGCTGGTTCCCACGCTGTTAGGCGATGACGATAAACAACAACCTCACGAATTCATGTACTGGGAATTTCATGAGCGTGGCGGCAAGCGAGCGGTTCGTTTTGGCGACTGGAAAGCTGTCCAGTTGAACCTGAACAAGAAGCAGCGAGGTGAGATCGAGCTGTATCATCTACCCAGCGATCGCGGCGAACAGAAGAACGTCGCCGCAGAGCATCCCGAACTCGTCGCCAAAGCAAAAGCGATCATGTTGTCGGCGCATCAGCCCTCGGAACATTGGAAGTTCAAAGGTGGCAAGTAG
- a CDS encoding SGNH/GDSL hydrolase family protein, whose protein sequence is MKIKLLPIVILLVCNPFRSGETSAEETSTWKYTPAALQPFWAGDRIEGESVLFVRDAKTGEARGSLLFPIAEIESVKSSSGKITYREGTDYRFKPGTREIVVPAGSQIVTTLPEELRRPAKSQRHQLTHRDGNGEILFGATLEYHQMQTLVTYKTSEKNWPVAAPKFDPAALPTTIGKLRDEKPLSIVLLGDSISTGCNASGWGGGAPFQPAYQDLLLQHLKTQYSPNITLTNLSIGGKATPWGVSMIDEVASHKPDLVIIAFGMNDSAGISAENYGKYTAEMIAKTRAQLPEAEFILVATMLGNRDWIRLNHDVFPQYRDTLASLCEPGVTLADMTSVWEEFFKRKKDADLTGNGVNHPNDFGHRVYAQVLSALLVDSE, encoded by the coding sequence ATGAAAATCAAGCTGCTGCCAATCGTTATCCTTCTCGTTTGCAATCCATTTCGCTCCGGCGAGACTTCGGCGGAAGAGACGTCGACGTGGAAATATACTCCCGCGGCGCTGCAACCGTTTTGGGCTGGCGACCGAATCGAAGGGGAGTCCGTGCTGTTTGTTCGCGACGCAAAAACGGGAGAGGCTCGCGGTTCGCTTCTGTTTCCGATCGCGGAGATCGAATCGGTGAAGAGTTCATCGGGCAAGATCACCTATCGCGAGGGAACCGATTATCGCTTCAAACCGGGCACGCGCGAGATCGTTGTTCCCGCCGGATCGCAGATCGTCACAACGCTCCCCGAAGAACTACGTCGGCCGGCGAAATCGCAGCGACATCAACTGACGCATCGCGATGGCAACGGCGAGATCCTGTTTGGTGCCACATTGGAATATCACCAGATGCAAACGCTGGTGACTTACAAAACCTCGGAGAAGAACTGGCCCGTGGCGGCGCCGAAGTTCGATCCGGCGGCGTTGCCGACCACGATTGGAAAGCTGCGCGATGAAAAACCGTTGTCGATCGTGTTGCTCGGCGACAGCATCTCCACCGGCTGCAACGCTTCGGGCTGGGGAGGGGGCGCGCCCTTTCAACCCGCTTACCAAGATCTGTTGCTGCAGCATCTGAAGACACAATATTCGCCCAACATCACATTGACCAATCTGTCGATCGGCGGCAAAGCGACGCCGTGGGGCGTGTCGATGATCGATGAGGTCGCGTCGCACAAGCCCGATCTGGTGATCATCGCTTTTGGGATGAACGATTCGGCAGGCATCTCCGCGGAAAACTACGGCAAGTACACGGCCGAGATGATTGCCAAGACGCGAGCCCAGTTGCCCGAGGCTGAGTTCATTTTGGTCGCCACGATGCTTGGCAATCGCGACTGGATCCGCTTGAACCACGATGTCTTCCCGCAATACCGCGACACCCTGGCATCGCTCTGCGAACCCGGAGTCACACTTGCCGACATGACCAGCGTTTGGGAAGAGTTTTTCAAACGTAAAAAGGACGCCGATCTGACCGGCAACGGAGTCAACCATCCCAACGATTTCGGGCACCGCGTCTACGCTCAAGTCCTTTCGGCGCTGTTGGTCGATTCAGAATAA